The Methylomonas rhizoryzae genome includes the window GCGGTTGCCGATGTAGCGGCGCAAAATATGGCCGCTGAACTGGTCGCGCCAGACATCGCCTTCGTGGCAGGTACCGCATTCGGCGTCGTTGTGGGCGAAGGCTTCCTTGAACGCCTCCCATTGGTTGTCGGCGATATAAGGCACGTTGGCGTGGCAGCGACGGCAGGACGGCAAACTGGACTCTTCGTCCTCCTCGATGCGGTTGCCGGCCGCGAATTTTTTGCTCCAGCCCTTGCCGTGCGCCGATTTTTCGTACTCGTCGACGATTTTCTTGTGGGTGAATGCCTTGCCTTCGGACGGTTCCTTGACGTGGCAGCTCTCGCTGCAATCGACCAGACCGTCTTTTTCCTCGTGCGGATAGTCGGTGATTTTGCGGTGGCAATCCTTGCAAGGGACGGAGCCGTGCAGCGAGCCGTAATAGTCGGCTTTCAAAATGCTGGCGGAACGTAATTGGCCGTGTTTATCGATATATTTCAAATCCGGCAGGCCGTGGCAGGAAAAGCAGCCGTCCGGGTCCGGATGGCGCTTTTCCGCTAAGGCCGGCAGGCAAAATACCAGCAGTGCCCACAGTAAGCAGAGTCCGGCAAGCCCTGGCCCGATTCCGCGGGCGCGTCCCTTAAAGTCCGTCATTTTCGCGTTGTTTGGATGATCGAATGAAAATTAAGTCAGTAACACCGCCACCGCCACCGCCAAACTGAAACCGGTGACGATCAAACCGTTGACTACCCGGCCCCAGTTGATTTCCTGGGCGGTAAACGCCGGTTTGCGACTTGAAAGCAGGTCGATTTGCCAATCCGGTTCCGGAAAGATTTCCACGCCTTTTTTGATCCGTTTCGGGGTTTTGTTGCGCGACGCAGTGGTCCATTCGATCGCATTCCAGTCGCACACGTCCACGCATTCGTGACAGGACATACACGAGGTTTGATCGACGATGGCCACTTTATCCACCATTTTGATCGCGCCGCACATGCAGTTTCTGGCGCAAACGTTGCAGCCGGTGCAGCGCTGTTTGTCGACCCGGATTCGGTGCATAGAGCCGAAGCGGGCGCCCAGCCGGTTGACCAGGGCGTCGAACGCGCCGATAGGGCACATGAATTGGCAATAGGTGCGGCCTTTGTTGGCGAAAAAGCCGAGCAGCAGCAACAGCGACAGGTTCGCCAAGCCGACCGCCGAGAAGATGAAGGCCAGGCCGACGAAACCGCCGGACAAGGCTTCCACCAGGCGCGGCACGGTGATGAAATTACACAAGGTACAGGCGCTGATGCCCAGGGCCGGCAAGATCACCAGGTAAGTGCCGAGATAGCCGTAGCGGATCTGGATTTGCGGCAGCCAGCGGTATTCGATTTTCCAGCGTTCGTTCAGCATGCGGCTGACCAGTTCGCTGAAGCCGCCGACTGGGCAAATCCAGCCGCACCAGATGCGGCCGAAGAAAAAGGTGGTCAGCAGGATTAAGCCGAAAGCAATCACCCCGACCATGGCCGCCGAGGCGTGCACGATGAAATCGTCCAGGGTCATGCCGGGAAAGTACAAGTAAAACCGGCGCATGCACAGCCGGCCGCACAAATCGCTATTGCCGGCCAGTTGCGGCAGTACGGCCAAAGGCCCTAAAAAAAGGGCGCAGGATACGGCGATTGCGATATAGCGGTAACGTTGCGGTTTAGGCACTTCGCGCCATTGTTCCAATAGCTTCATGCTAGCCTCCTGAAAGATCGGGTAGTTTCAAAACCAAAAGGTTGTGTGCAGCGTCCTTGTTGTTTCGGTGGCGTCTCGCTGCGCCGACACCCCCTTTATTTCCTTTATTCATACATTCCGCCGCAAGCCGGTCGACTTTCCGGACAGCGGCTGACGGTTTAGCGTTCGAATTCATGGCAACTCAGGCATAAGCTGCCGTCCAGGGCCGGCAGTCTCAGCAGCACTTCGTTGCTTAAGCGCCGGTAGCCCAGGTCAGGGCGTTCACCGTGTTGCATGGCCAAAGCCAGTAGGCGTTCGTCTTTGTCGGCGCGAAACACCTGGTCCCAGCTATGCTCTTGGTACTTGACGCCTTTTTTGACGTCGGCCGACACTTGGGCGCCGGCCGGGTTGTTGATATCCATGACGCCTTCCGGATGCGGCGAATGGCAGCTGACGCAGGTCACCCGGCCGTCGGCCGCCAAGGGCAGGATGATGCCGTGTTCGCGGGCGGCCTGATCCATGTGTTTTTTCATGTTGTCCTTGGGCTTGGCGCCTTGATGCTCCAGCGCGTTCAGATGCGGAGTCTTCAAATGGCAGCCGAAACACAGCTTTTCTGCCGGCAGACGCAGCTTCAATTGTTCCCGGGCCAGCGGTTCGTCGCGTTGCTCGTGGACTTTTTCGTGGCAGTACAAACAATGTTCTTTTTTGATGTCGCCGCTTTCGTCCAGCATCAGATGTACGTTGGGGCGCTGGTGCGACTCTTTGTCGTGGCAGTTGTAGCAAAACTTTTCCAGCGGTCGATACGGGCCGCCGCGCAGAAAGTTGGCGGCCTTTTTGTCTATCTTGTCGTACGGCGTTTCGTCCATTTTTTCCAGGCCGTGGCAGGTTTGGCAACTCAGTTTGCCGTCTTTCAGTTCGAATGCCGCCGGCGGTTGCATGCCGTCGGCTAGTTTGACGTCCACCGCGTGGTGTAAATCCGGCAAGCGTTTGGATTGCCGGTAGGACTGGCGCTGCCAATCGTCGGCGGTATCGGCCAGCAGAGCCGGCGTCCACAGTGCCATTAACAAGGCGGCTATAGTCTTCATAAGCCTCTTTGCACACTTTCGCCGTGGTTGTGGCACACGGCGCAGTCGCTGCCGCTGTTGAAATGCACGCCGGTCAAGCCGTTGCGAGTGACCGTATCGCCGCCATCCAAGGTTTGGCTCATGTTGTGGCACAGCACGCACAGGTCGCTGTAGTCGTCGCCGACGATGTCGACCGGATAGGGGTGATTGCGAATGTCTTGTTCCAACAGCGGCACGCCTTGCCGGGAGTTTTCGATGATCAGGTTGGGGTTGCGGGTGCCGTGCAGGCTATGGCAATCCGAGCAATCGACGATGGTTTGGTAAGCGTAAGCGCCGCTACGCAAACCGTTGTACAGGCCGATACCGTCGCCGTCGCGTACGCCGTGCGCATCGATCAGCGTGTAATAGTCTTCGGCTCTGAGCGACTGGTCGCGGTTGCCGGCATGCTTGATGCGCCATTTTTTCTGTTGGTGGTCGACGTTGTGGCAACGCAGGCAGAACTCGCTTTTATTGTTGTACGGTTTTTTACCGACGTCGGCGTCGTTGAACACGGTCAAGTCCCGGTTCAATTCGAATTGGCCGTCCATGTCCGAGCTTTGGTGGCAGACCACGCATTGCTTGCTGGTGGTGCGAAGATCTTTCGGGGTGTTGAAATCGTGGCGGTGGCGTCCGCCGCGGACCGGCGACAGGGGCAAGTCTTTGCTGTTATG containing:
- a CDS encoding 4Fe-4S binding protein, whose product is MKLLEQWREVPKPQRYRYIAIAVSCALFLGPLAVLPQLAGNSDLCGRLCMRRFYLYFPGMTLDDFIVHASAAMVGVIAFGLILLTTFFFGRIWCGWICPVGGFSELVSRMLNERWKIEYRWLPQIQIRYGYLGTYLVILPALGISACTLCNFITVPRLVEALSGGFVGLAFIFSAVGLANLSLLLLLGFFANKGRTYCQFMCPIGAFDALVNRLGARFGSMHRIRVDKQRCTGCNVCARNCMCGAIKMVDKVAIVDQTSCMSCHECVDVCDWNAIEWTTASRNKTPKRIKKGVEIFPEPDWQIDLLSSRKPAFTAQEINWGRVVNGLIVTGFSLAVAVAVLLT
- a CDS encoding multiheme c-type cytochrome codes for the protein MLAVPSLANHSRPGPLATLGLLLILCCSLAANPACARNVSQATGNLLLDASHGNGEAWGKPNCSSCHALQRLHNSVPDIKTIVNRKKFRTCTGCHGSNGSNAGRQCIVCHNSKDLPLSPVRGGRHRHDFNTPKDLRTTSKQCVVCHQSSDMDGQFELNRDLTVFNDADVGKKPYNNKSEFCLRCHNVDHQQKKWRIKHAGNRDQSLRAEDYYTLIDAHGVRDGDGIGLYNGLRSGAYAYQTIVDCSDCHSLHGTRNPNLIIENSRQGVPLLEQDIRNHPYPVDIVGDDYSDLCVLCHNMSQTLDGGDTVTRNGLTGVHFNSGSDCAVCHNHGESVQRGL